A single Nicotiana tabacum cultivar K326 chromosome 5, ASM71507v2, whole genome shotgun sequence DNA region contains:
- the LOC107806422 gene encoding uncharacterized protein LOC107806422, whose product MSTAQTMMSQLNNKVNERAASSASKVQNPTSSYKRLGRKSPFMRYGLPMISLTVLGSIGLSQLLQGSKDIAKVKDDQEWEIIETRKALSRAGPVNAYNPKKINLEEELKALQEKVDINDYEYKKIPKPKESA is encoded by the exons ATGTCAACTGCTCAGACCATGATGAGTCAGCTTAATAATAAAGTGAATGAGCGTGCAGCCTCCTCTGCTTCCAAGGTTCAGAACCCAACTTCATCATACAAAAGATTGGGAAGGAAATCGCCATTTATGAGATATGGACTTCCTATGATCTCACTAACGGTGCTTGGATCTATTGGTCTTAGCCAACTTCTGCAAGGCAG CAAGGATATTGCTAAAGTAAAGGACGATCAAGAGTGGGAAATCATCGAAACAAGAAAAGCTCTTTCCAGGGCTGGACCTGTCAATGCATATAACCCCAAAAAAATTAACTTGGAGGAAGAACTAAAG GCTTTGCAGGAGAAGGTGGATATTAATGATTATGAATATAAAAAAATCCCTAAGCCCAAGGAAAGCGCATAA